A window of Synechococcus sp. MEDNS5 contains these coding sequences:
- a CDS encoding RNA helicase: MKDQDPQAAQPASVGSPDPAQLFPFPLDDFQLEAIDALNQGHSVVVSAPTGSGKTLVGEYAIYRAISHGQKVFYTTPLKALSNQKLRDFREQFGADNVGLMTGDLSVNREASIVVMTTEIFRNMLYAEADESDDPLADVEAVVLDECHYMNDSQRGTVWEESIIHCPLPVQLVALSATVANAGQLTDWIERVHGPTRLVLSDFRPVPLQFSFCSAKGLHPLLNDQGTGLHPNCKVWRAPKGNKRKGRSQRPPQPEPPPISFVVAQMAEREMLPAIYFIFSRRGCDKAVRDLRVQCLVNESEQARIRERLKAYTAANPEAVRDGLHADALLRGIAAHHAGVLPAWKELIEELFQQGLVKVVFATETLAAGINMPARSTVIAALSKRTERGHRPLMASEFLQMAGRAGRRGLDSKGYVVTVQSRFEGVREAGQLATSPADPLVSQFTPSYGMVLNLLQRHDLAKARELVERSFGRYLASLDLVEEEEILQQLRLQLGQLQGTAGDVPWEDFEDYEKLRSRLREERRLLRILQQQAEETLAHELTLALQFASVGTLVSLKAPQLRGGVTPAVIVEKCEGPGQFPLLLCLTNDNVWLLLPCQAVVSLHAELSCLQVEGLQTPELGRAGELRHGDQQSGGLALAVGHMAQRHDMTTPQYDLAGEVLTQVQSVQELEAELEAHPAHRWGDRKQLKKHRRRMEELELEITERQQLLHHRANRHWDTFLALMEILQHFGALDDLVPTEIGRTVAALRGDNELWLGLALMSGHLDDLPPAELAAVFEAISTEVNRPDLWSGFPPPPLAEEALHDLSGIRRELLRAQERHRVVVPAWWEPELMGLVEAWARGVAWNDLIANTSLDEGDVVRIMRRTIDLLAQVPYCEAISEQLRSHARQALKAINRFPVAEADDLLKAAAAESESLNPATERAA; this comes from the coding sequence ATGAAGGATCAGGACCCCCAGGCTGCACAGCCCGCCAGTGTGGGATCTCCTGATCCGGCGCAACTCTTTCCCTTCCCGCTGGATGACTTCCAGCTGGAGGCGATTGATGCCCTCAATCAGGGGCATTCCGTTGTGGTGAGCGCTCCGACAGGATCCGGCAAGACCCTCGTGGGTGAATACGCCATTTACCGGGCCATCTCCCATGGCCAGAAGGTGTTCTACACCACGCCTCTCAAGGCCCTTTCCAATCAGAAGCTGCGCGACTTCCGTGAACAGTTTGGGGCCGACAACGTCGGTTTGATGACCGGTGACCTCAGCGTGAACCGTGAGGCCTCAATCGTGGTGATGACCACGGAGATCTTCCGCAACATGCTGTACGCGGAAGCTGACGAGTCCGATGACCCGCTGGCGGATGTGGAGGCGGTGGTGCTCGATGAATGCCACTACATGAACGACTCGCAGCGCGGCACGGTTTGGGAGGAGTCGATCATTCACTGCCCATTGCCGGTGCAGCTGGTGGCCCTTTCCGCCACCGTTGCCAATGCCGGTCAGCTCACCGACTGGATTGAACGGGTTCACGGCCCCACGCGTCTGGTGCTCAGCGACTTCAGGCCCGTTCCACTCCAGTTCAGTTTCTGCAGCGCCAAGGGACTGCATCCGTTGCTGAATGACCAGGGCACCGGCCTCCATCCCAACTGCAAGGTGTGGCGTGCTCCAAAGGGGAACAAGCGCAAGGGACGTTCACAACGCCCTCCCCAGCCAGAGCCGCCCCCAATCAGTTTTGTGGTCGCTCAGATGGCGGAGCGGGAGATGTTGCCGGCGATCTATTTCATTTTCAGTCGCCGCGGGTGTGACAAGGCCGTGCGTGATCTCAGGGTGCAGTGTCTGGTCAACGAGTCCGAGCAAGCGCGCATCCGTGAACGTCTCAAGGCCTATACAGCGGCCAATCCCGAGGCCGTGCGCGATGGCTTGCATGCCGATGCGCTCCTGAGAGGAATTGCGGCTCACCATGCCGGCGTGTTGCCGGCGTGGAAAGAGCTGATCGAGGAGTTGTTCCAGCAGGGGTTGGTGAAGGTTGTGTTCGCAACGGAAACTCTGGCCGCTGGGATCAACATGCCTGCGCGCAGCACTGTGATCGCCGCTCTCTCCAAGCGCACGGAGAGGGGCCACAGGCCGCTGATGGCCAGCGAATTTCTGCAGATGGCCGGGCGTGCTGGGCGGCGTGGCCTGGATTCAAAGGGCTATGTGGTGACAGTGCAGAGTCGTTTTGAAGGGGTGCGAGAGGCCGGGCAGCTGGCCACAAGCCCGGCGGATCCCCTCGTCAGTCAGTTCACACCCAGCTATGGGATGGTGCTCAATCTGTTGCAGCGCCACGATCTGGCCAAGGCCCGGGAACTGGTTGAACGCAGTTTTGGCCGCTATCTGGCCAGTCTTGATCTGGTTGAGGAGGAGGAGATTCTTCAGCAGCTGCGTCTTCAGCTCGGGCAGTTGCAGGGCACAGCTGGTGATGTGCCCTGGGAAGATTTCGAAGACTATGAAAAGTTGCGCAGCCGCCTGCGCGAGGAAAGACGCCTCCTGCGCATCCTTCAGCAGCAGGCCGAGGAAACCCTGGCCCACGAGCTCACCCTGGCGCTCCAGTTCGCCAGTGTTGGCACGCTGGTCAGTCTCAAGGCTCCGCAGTTGCGCGGTGGAGTGACGCCGGCGGTGATCGTGGAGAAATGCGAGGGCCCCGGTCAGTTTCCGCTTCTGCTTTGCCTTACCAACGACAACGTCTGGCTCCTGCTCCCCTGCCAGGCGGTGGTCAGCCTGCATGCCGAACTGAGCTGTCTGCAGGTGGAGGGGCTGCAGACGCCTGAGCTCGGACGCGCTGGAGAGCTTCGCCATGGAGATCAGCAGAGCGGTGGCCTCGCTCTCGCTGTGGGCCACATGGCCCAACGCCATGACATGACCACACCCCAGTACGACCTTGCCGGGGAGGTTCTGACCCAGGTGCAGTCTGTTCAGGAGCTTGAGGCTGAGCTGGAGGCCCATCCAGCCCATCGTTGGGGGGATCGCAAACAGCTCAAGAAGCACCGCCGGCGCATGGAGGAGCTGGAACTAGAGATCACCGAGCGTCAGCAACTGCTCCATCACCGTGCCAACCGGCACTGGGACACGTTTCTTGCCTTGATGGAGATCCTTCAGCATTTCGGGGCTCTCGACGATCTGGTGCCCACGGAAATCGGCAGAACCGTGGCGGCTCTGCGGGGCGACAACGAGCTTTGGCTGGGTCTCGCGTTGATGAGTGGCCATCTCGATGACCTGCCTCCGGCTGAACTCGCTGCGGTGTTCGAGGCGATCAGCACCGAAGTGAACCGCCCCGACCTCTGGAGTGGCTTTCCGCCACCACCGCTGGCGGAAGAGGCCCTTCATGATCTCTCGGGAATCCGTCGGGAACTGCTGCGGGCTCAGGAACGTCACCGGGTTGTGGTGCCTGCCTGGTGGGAGCCCGAACTCATGGGACTGGTGGAGGCCTGGGCCCGCGGTGTGGCCTGGAATGATCTGATCGCCAACACCTCGCTGGATGAGGGTGATGTGGTGAGGATCATGCGACGCACCATTGATCTGCTTGCGCAGGTTCCTTATTGCGAGGCGATCAGCGAGCAGCTGCGCAGCCATGCCCGCCAGGCTCTGAAGGCAATCAATCGCTTCCCTGTGGCGGAAGCGGATGACTTGCTTAAGGCTGCAGCGGCGGAATCAGAGTCGTTGAATCCAGCGACCGAAAGGGCTGCCTGA
- a CDS encoding bile acid:sodium symporter family protein, whose translation MGLERFTLFFPLWTLLAALLSLLQPNLFTWVAGPVIVWSLALIMLGMGLGLSPADFRRAMIPPRAALIGVGAQFLVMPALAASLAWALKLEPPLAVGLILVGCCPGGTASNVVALIARADVALSVVMTSLSTLLAVVVTPLLASALAGRYVPVDGWTLLVNVMQVVLVPVTVGVAIKQGLPRLAARVQPVMPPLAVMAIALIVAGIVGSQREVLLRQGGLLVLATALLHGGGFLLGFLLPALLGEPRAVRRTISIEVGMQNSGLAVVLARSGGFASPLTALPGAISAVMHSLLGSVLAALWRQRP comes from the coding sequence TTGGGGTTGGAGCGCTTTACTCTTTTCTTCCCGTTATGGACCCTGCTGGCAGCGTTGCTCTCACTGCTGCAGCCCAACTTGTTTACCTGGGTGGCAGGGCCGGTGATCGTCTGGTCTCTCGCGCTGATCATGCTGGGCATGGGGCTGGGGCTCTCCCCCGCTGATTTCCGCCGGGCCATGATTCCGCCGCGGGCTGCCCTGATCGGCGTGGGAGCGCAGTTTCTGGTGATGCCTGCTCTCGCTGCATCGCTTGCCTGGGCCCTGAAGCTGGAGCCGCCGCTGGCTGTTGGGTTGATTCTGGTGGGGTGCTGCCCAGGGGGGACAGCCAGCAATGTGGTGGCTTTAATCGCTCGGGCTGATGTGGCGCTCTCGGTGGTGATGACGTCGCTGAGCACCCTTCTTGCCGTTGTGGTGACTCCCCTGCTCGCGAGTGCACTGGCGGGGCGCTACGTGCCGGTGGATGGCTGGACCCTGCTGGTGAATGTGATGCAGGTGGTGTTGGTTCCGGTGACGGTCGGCGTGGCGATCAAGCAGGGGCTTCCCCGATTGGCAGCCAGAGTGCAGCCGGTGATGCCGCCGCTGGCGGTCATGGCGATCGCTTTGATCGTTGCCGGAATCGTGGGCAGTCAGCGCGAGGTGCTTCTGCGTCAGGGAGGCCTGCTTGTGCTGGCCACGGCTCTTCTCCACGGTGGTGGCTTCCTGCTCGGCTTCCTGCTGCCGGCACTTCTGGGGGAACCCAGGGCTGTGCGCCGCACCATCAGTATTGAAGTTGGGATGCAGAATTCCGGACTGGCGGTGGTTCTGGCCCGATCCGGTGGATTCGCGAGTCCGCTCACCGCCCTCCCCGGGGCGATCTCCGCTGTGATGCACTCCCTGCTGGGCAGTGTTCTGGCGGCCCTATGGCGACAGCGTCCCTAA
- a CDS encoding aminotransferase class I/II-fold pyridoxal phosphate-dependent enzyme — MTVPPTRRRRLRTWAPSRDGEGLHPCLDDEPGSALVDLASNDYLGLSRHPELIAAAEDELRRSGVGAGGSRLITGSRPVHDRLETAMARWLQRDRVFLFPSGFQANLAAVMALANRHTTVLADRLIHHSLLVGVQASGAQLKRFAHNDLDALHRQLQACHSQRPDAPLVVISESLFSMEGTNPDVPALAALCRKFNASLLLDEAHALGVLGLEGRGLGLGVEGITMVSGTFGKAFGSSGAFLACDREQADALLQTSGAFRYTTALAPPLAAAALAALDLLKDHPGWGSDLVQQSNRWRDRFEAEGWARPAGIGPILPLLVGSDQPTLEYQQRLETAGMLTVAIRPPTVPEGTSRLRLVLHHRQRDKTLDALVNTLRHGELRQ; from the coding sequence ATGACTGTCCCACCCACCCGCCGTCGACGACTGCGCACCTGGGCGCCATCCCGAGATGGCGAAGGCCTGCATCCATGTCTTGACGACGAGCCAGGCTCAGCCCTGGTGGACCTGGCCAGCAATGACTACCTGGGCCTGAGCCGCCACCCGGAGCTGATCGCCGCGGCCGAGGACGAGTTGCGGCGCAGTGGTGTCGGTGCTGGTGGGTCGAGGCTGATCACAGGAAGCCGTCCTGTGCATGACCGCCTGGAGACGGCCATGGCCCGATGGCTGCAACGCGACAGGGTGTTTCTGTTTCCGAGCGGATTTCAAGCGAACCTCGCGGCGGTGATGGCCCTGGCCAACCGTCACACCACGGTGCTGGCGGATCGCCTGATCCACCATTCGCTGCTGGTGGGAGTCCAGGCCAGCGGAGCCCAACTGAAGCGCTTCGCCCATAACGATCTCGACGCTTTGCACCGGCAATTGCAGGCATGCCACAGCCAGCGCCCGGACGCCCCCTTGGTGGTGATCAGCGAAAGCCTGTTCAGCATGGAGGGCACCAACCCGGATGTGCCGGCCCTGGCTGCTCTCTGCCGGAAGTTCAACGCCAGCCTGCTGTTGGATGAAGCGCATGCACTCGGGGTCCTTGGACTTGAAGGACGAGGGCTTGGCCTGGGAGTGGAGGGCATCACCATGGTCAGTGGCACCTTTGGCAAAGCCTTCGGAAGCAGTGGAGCCTTCCTTGCCTGCGATCGAGAGCAGGCCGACGCTCTGCTGCAGACCAGCGGAGCCTTCCGGTACACCACAGCCCTGGCGCCACCCCTGGCGGCCGCCGCTCTGGCGGCATTGGACCTCCTGAAAGACCATCCCGGCTGGGGATCCGACCTGGTGCAACAAAGCAATCGCTGGAGAGATCGCTTTGAGGCCGAGGGATGGGCCCGCCCCGCCGGAATTGGGCCGATCCTGCCTCTGCTGGTGGGGAGTGATCAGCCAACGCTGGAGTACCAGCAACGGCTCGAGACAGCAGGGATGCTCACCGTTGCCATCCGCCCGCCAACCGTGCCTGAGGGCACGTCCCGCCTTCGGCTGGTGCTGCATCACCGTCAGCGCGACAAGACCCTGGATGCGCTGGTGAACACACTTCGACATGGCGAGCTCCGTCAATGA
- a CDS encoding alpha/beta hydrolase — MKQVIAMHGWSGDGTAWAPWQRCFQHHGWHWINGERGYGSRSPVAPVWSAPPDPAAPQRRAVIGHSLGPHLLAPVVLAEATDIVLLASFGRFVPQSPQGRALKAGLQGMRSAIGGPGEAAMFKTFLKRAAAPADADGLPPGPGSQALTAAGRERLRSDLDRLTATTGLPSGLPATARVLVVEAGADAIVAPDARKLFLKDLANHLGHAPEHWCPNNVGHALLMPELPTRVRKWLDQDIERPG; from the coding sequence ATGAAACAGGTCATTGCGATGCATGGCTGGAGCGGGGACGGCACCGCCTGGGCGCCATGGCAGCGATGCTTCCAGCACCACGGATGGCACTGGATCAATGGAGAACGCGGCTACGGCAGCCGCAGCCCAGTCGCTCCCGTCTGGAGTGCACCACCCGATCCGGCGGCGCCGCAGCGACGGGCCGTCATCGGCCACTCCCTCGGACCGCACCTGCTTGCACCCGTCGTACTGGCCGAAGCCACAGACATTGTGCTGTTGGCCAGCTTCGGACGCTTCGTTCCGCAAAGTCCGCAGGGACGCGCACTGAAGGCAGGCCTGCAAGGCATGAGGAGCGCGATTGGAGGCCCCGGGGAAGCCGCCATGTTCAAAACCTTTCTGAAACGTGCAGCCGCACCCGCAGACGCTGATGGGCTCCCTCCCGGGCCAGGATCGCAAGCCCTCACAGCAGCGGGGAGGGAGCGGCTGCGATCCGATCTCGACCGATTAACCGCCACGACGGGTCTTCCGTCGGGTCTTCCTGCAACAGCCCGGGTTCTGGTGGTGGAAGCAGGGGCTGACGCCATCGTGGCGCCAGACGCTCGAAAGCTTTTCCTCAAGGACCTCGCCAACCACCTCGGGCATGCACCCGAGCACTGGTGCCCCAACAACGTGGGACATGCCTTGCTGATGCCGGAGCTTCCCACGCGAGTCCGGAAGTGGCTTGATCAGGACATCGAGCGACCCGGATGA
- a CDS encoding methyltransferase domain-containing protein — protein sequence MKATSWQDRVLRGFDLAAERYDRSARLQRSVAWRLAELSRREGIPDGLWVDLGAGTGHLAKALEKLHPGRNVQRIDGSEAMLRGHPDDAEVLHWDLTTGLPIWSEAPTLLASSFCLHWLPEPQRVLQQWIQRLPPAGLLAVALPVKGCFPQWHESARRCGVRCSALPFPSSDDLLNAIPSQQLRVMRRVSYTVTSPSLPTLLKPLRRVGAGTSPQSPLPLRDWRRLQQGWSDRRSDGQLRLTWVIQLLLIRG from the coding sequence ATGAAAGCAACCAGCTGGCAAGACCGCGTGTTGCGCGGGTTCGATCTGGCTGCAGAACGCTATGACCGGTCGGCGCGGCTGCAACGCTCAGTGGCCTGGCGACTGGCCGAACTCAGTCGCCGGGAAGGGATCCCCGACGGGCTCTGGGTTGATCTGGGAGCCGGAACAGGACATCTCGCAAAAGCGCTGGAGAAACTCCACCCCGGTCGCAACGTGCAGCGCATCGATGGCAGCGAGGCAATGCTGCGCGGTCATCCCGACGATGCCGAAGTTTTGCACTGGGATCTCACAACGGGTCTGCCGATATGGAGCGAGGCTCCAACCCTCCTGGCCTCGAGCTTCTGCTTGCACTGGCTTCCTGAACCGCAGCGCGTTCTGCAGCAGTGGATCCAGCGCTTGCCCCCCGCTGGGCTCTTGGCGGTTGCTCTCCCTGTGAAGGGATGCTTTCCCCAGTGGCATGAAAGCGCCAGGCGCTGCGGAGTGCGATGCAGCGCTCTGCCGTTCCCTTCCAGCGACGATTTACTGAACGCCATTCCGTCACAACAGCTGCGCGTGATGCGCCGGGTGTCCTACACGGTGACGTCACCGAGCCTGCCGACACTGCTAAAGCCTCTACGGCGAGTTGGAGCTGGCACCAGTCCTCAATCCCCTCTGCCGCTGCGGGACTGGCGTCGTCTCCAGCAAGGCTGGAGCGACCGCCGGAGCGACGGCCAGCTCAGACTCACCTGGGTGATCCAATTGCTGCTGATTCGCGGATGA
- the bioD gene encoding dethiobiotin synthase translates to MNPSSDPLRLVVCGTDTDVGKTVVSALLVQGLEATYWKPVQSGLEGGGDRQRVIDLLQLPEHRWIPETYAFKAAVSPHWAAELEHRLLEPGMLQLPSGNTPLVVETAGGLHVPLTRTWRQIDQLQRWNLPVVLVCRSGLGTLNHTLLSLEALASRGIPVLGLILNGPLHADNPRTLEELGGVPVLAELPPLNPLNAETLRCAWQKQRLGLKFMALMNRPDRR, encoded by the coding sequence ATGAATCCAAGTTCTGATCCTCTCCGGCTCGTGGTCTGCGGCACAGACACCGACGTGGGCAAAACCGTGGTGAGTGCGTTGCTGGTTCAGGGACTGGAGGCCACGTACTGGAAGCCAGTCCAGAGCGGACTGGAGGGAGGCGGCGATCGTCAGAGGGTGATTGACTTGCTGCAACTGCCTGAGCACCGCTGGATCCCGGAGACCTACGCGTTCAAGGCTGCCGTCTCACCCCATTGGGCAGCAGAGCTTGAGCACCGGCTCCTCGAGCCAGGAATGCTCCAGTTGCCCAGCGGCAACACCCCACTGGTGGTGGAGACCGCCGGAGGTCTGCACGTTCCGCTCACGCGCACCTGGAGACAGATCGACCAGCTGCAACGCTGGAATCTCCCGGTGGTCCTGGTCTGCCGCAGCGGCCTGGGCACGCTCAATCACACCTTGTTGAGTCTTGAAGCCTTGGCAAGCCGTGGGATTCCTGTGCTCGGGCTGATCCTCAACGGCCCCCTGCACGCCGACAACCCTCGAACCCTGGAAGAGCTCGGAGGAGTTCCAGTGCTGGCGGAACTGCCACCCCTCAACCCTCTCAACGCAGAGACACTCAGGTGTGCGTGGCAGAAGCAGAGGCTGGGCCTTAAGTTCATGGCCTTGATGAACCGCCCGGATCGCCGATGA
- the bioA gene encoding adenosylmethionine--8-amino-7-oxononanoate transaminase, with the protein MSRNHHPNLWPPFTSITTTPPLEQVVRGEGALLHRAEGEPLIDGISSWWVTLHGHAHPVVAAAIAEQAATLEQVIFAEFTHPQAERLAQRLAQHTGLDRVFFSDNGSTAVEVALKTAVQWWHNRGESRQQLIAFDGAYHGDTFGAMAVGSRSLFSEPFDPLLFPVARVPWPHTHWHDDTVERREQDALKALEQALTTPTAAVILEPLVQGAGGMRMVRPGFLRAVEQRVRQAGSLLIADEVLAGFGRCGALLASQRAGIHPDLVALSKGLTAGFLPMGITMAKEAIFEEFLGSDPTRTLWHGHSFTANPLGCAAANASLDLLEAEPEKYQHFEGRHQPRLERLARHPKVERPRLCGTIAAFDLVTDSAQGYLNPAGKILRSLVRKHGVLIRPLGDVVYLLPPLCISDAQLDQCYDGIEIGLDALRDQA; encoded by the coding sequence GTGTCACGGAACCACCACCCCAACCTCTGGCCACCCTTCACATCCATCACCACCACGCCGCCACTCGAGCAGGTGGTGCGGGGCGAAGGGGCCTTGCTGCACCGTGCCGAGGGGGAACCCCTAATCGATGGAATCAGCAGCTGGTGGGTGACTCTGCACGGCCATGCGCACCCGGTGGTGGCGGCAGCCATCGCCGAGCAGGCTGCCACGCTGGAACAGGTGATCTTTGCGGAATTCACCCATCCCCAGGCCGAACGGCTCGCCCAGCGATTAGCCCAGCACACCGGCCTCGATCGCGTGTTCTTCTCGGATAACGGATCCACAGCGGTGGAAGTGGCTCTGAAAACCGCCGTGCAGTGGTGGCACAACCGCGGAGAGTCTCGCCAGCAACTGATCGCTTTTGACGGGGCCTATCACGGCGACACCTTCGGCGCGATGGCCGTTGGCTCCCGCAGCCTGTTCAGCGAGCCCTTCGATCCGCTGCTCTTCCCCGTCGCCCGGGTGCCCTGGCCGCACACGCACTGGCACGACGACACGGTGGAACGACGCGAACAGGACGCCTTGAAAGCTCTGGAGCAAGCGCTGACCACACCAACAGCAGCCGTGATCCTCGAACCGCTGGTCCAGGGAGCCGGAGGGATGCGCATGGTCCGTCCTGGCTTTCTGCGAGCCGTGGAACAACGGGTTCGACAGGCGGGCAGTTTGCTGATCGCCGATGAGGTGCTGGCAGGATTTGGCCGATGCGGCGCCCTGCTCGCATCCCAGCGGGCAGGCATTCACCCCGATCTGGTCGCGCTCTCCAAAGGATTGACCGCTGGATTCCTGCCAATGGGAATCACAATGGCCAAAGAGGCGATCTTCGAAGAATTCCTGGGAAGCGATCCCACCCGAACCCTCTGGCATGGCCACAGCTTCACGGCCAATCCTTTGGGTTGTGCCGCCGCCAATGCCAGTCTCGACCTGCTGGAAGCCGAGCCGGAGAAATACCAGCACTTTGAAGGCAGGCATCAGCCCCGTCTGGAACGCTTGGCCCGCCATCCCAAGGTCGAACGGCCAAGGTTATGCGGAACGATTGCAGCCTTCGACCTTGTGACCGACAGTGCCCAAGGGTATCTCAATCCCGCCGGGAAGATCCTGCGCAGCCTGGTGCGAAAGCACGGGGTGCTGATTCGTCCTTTAGGGGATGTGGTGTATCTACTACCTCCGCTGTGCATTAGCGATGCTCAGCTGGATCAGTGCTACGACGGCATCGAAATCGGACTGGACGCTCTCAGGGACCAAGCCTGA
- a CDS encoding DUF3143 domain-containing protein has protein sequence MAPLPPPETPLNQHSLRALEEWLQVLGAGRSEDNPCDWVWQQPGWSARLRLDQEDLGVTWTSSQPARSCSFPYGLSRQDVEAALRLGP, from the coding sequence ATGGCACCGCTTCCTCCGCCAGAAACGCCGCTGAACCAGCACTCGTTGCGGGCTCTCGAAGAATGGCTGCAGGTTTTGGGCGCTGGACGCAGCGAGGATAATCCCTGTGACTGGGTTTGGCAGCAGCCTGGATGGAGCGCCCGCTTGCGGCTGGATCAGGAGGACCTGGGCGTGACCTGGACGTCCTCCCAACCCGCAAGGTCCTGCTCGTTTCCCTACGGACTGTCACGGCAGGATGTGGAAGCAGCCCTCAGGCTTGGTCCCTGA
- a CDS encoding J domain-containing protein, whose product MPSSVQDLSHYERLGVPKGADTEMLRQAFRRLSKAVHPDTTRLPAQDAARQFRLLREAYEQLADPRLRRLYDAALEERKASPGPAMEPALPVPHAIGQRRPLSGGEWTSLLLLAGALLLCLLLGVGVAWNRGLALQVQPSWLVEEQTRISDVDRGGFDGTASSARNAAEPALVAGSRRMAAGFGRWTQRG is encoded by the coding sequence ATGCCATCCTCGGTTCAGGATCTAAGCCATTACGAGCGTCTTGGTGTTCCCAAGGGCGCAGATACAGAAATGCTGCGGCAGGCCTTCCGCAGGCTCAGTAAAGCTGTGCATCCGGACACGACCCGTTTGCCGGCACAGGATGCCGCCAGGCAATTCCGTCTGCTCAGGGAAGCCTATGAGCAATTGGCCGATCCGCGCTTGCGGCGTCTTTACGACGCGGCACTGGAGGAGCGGAAGGCCAGCCCTGGTCCTGCCATGGAGCCCGCCTTGCCAGTGCCCCACGCGATCGGTCAGCGACGCCCCCTCTCCGGAGGGGAATGGACGTCGCTGCTCCTGCTCGCAGGAGCGTTGTTGCTCTGTCTCCTGCTAGGGGTCGGTGTGGCCTGGAATCGGGGGCTGGCGCTCCAGGTCCAGCCGAGTTGGCTGGTGGAAGAGCAGACTCGAATCTCCGATGTCGATCGTGGTGGTTTTGATGGCACCGCTTCCTCCGCCAGAAACGCCGCTGAACCAGCACTCGTTGCGGGCTCTCGAAGAATGGCTGCAGGTTTTGGGCGCTGGACGCAGCGAGGATAA
- the rsmG gene encoding 16S rRNA (guanine(527)-N(7))-methyltransferase RsmG, protein MPESTPFAAPGPELWSRLGWRPDSVQREQLITLQQLLRDWNSRVNLTRLMEGEDFWITQVLDSLWPLKPELDSANKPRRCIDVGTGGGFPGLAVAIALPGAELTLVDSVGRKTAAVAAMARSLGMAERVRVRTERVERTGQDPNCRGRFDLAMARAVASAPVVAEYLVPLLHADGQALLYRGRWQPEDQSDLDPALALLNAKMVAIERCELPSARGPRTVIRLMPEKATPKLYPRAVGIPGKQPLGAQADDNRS, encoded by the coding sequence ATGCCTGAGTCAACGCCGTTCGCTGCTCCGGGGCCGGAGCTCTGGTCCAGGCTGGGCTGGAGGCCTGACTCGGTGCAACGCGAGCAACTGATCACTCTCCAGCAGTTACTGCGGGACTGGAACAGCCGGGTCAACCTCACCAGGCTCATGGAGGGGGAAGACTTCTGGATCACCCAAGTGTTGGACAGTCTCTGGCCTCTGAAACCCGAACTGGACTCCGCCAACAAACCCCGTCGTTGCATCGACGTCGGCACTGGCGGTGGATTCCCTGGCCTTGCGGTCGCCATCGCTCTCCCAGGAGCGGAGCTGACCTTGGTGGATTCTGTTGGCCGCAAAACTGCAGCGGTGGCTGCCATGGCTCGTTCCCTTGGCATGGCAGAACGGGTCAGAGTTCGCACTGAACGGGTGGAACGGACGGGGCAGGACCCCAACTGCAGAGGCCGGTTTGATCTGGCGATGGCCCGGGCCGTGGCCTCGGCTCCTGTGGTGGCCGAATATCTGGTTCCGCTGCTGCATGCCGACGGGCAGGCCTTGCTTTATCGAGGGCGTTGGCAACCGGAGGACCAGAGCGATTTGGATCCTGCTCTTGCCTTGCTGAACGCAAAAATGGTGGCGATTGAACGGTGTGAGCTGCCGTCGGCACGCGGCCCCCGCACTGTGATCCGGCTGATGCCCGAGAAGGCCACACCGAAGCTCTACCCGCGTGCCGTTGGCATTCCCGGCAAGCAGCCTCTCGGCGCTCAGGCTGACGACAACCGCTCCTGA